The proteins below are encoded in one region of Effusibacillus lacus:
- the rnpM gene encoding RNase P modulator RnpM — translation MVQKKIPLRKCVGCQEMKPKRELIRVVHSPDDRVFLDPTGKKAGRGAYICKNAECFKAARKKKALDRSLKTSVSDDVYRQLENDLATVNSDG, via the coding sequence ATGGTACAGAAGAAAATCCCATTGCGCAAATGTGTCGGCTGCCAGGAGATGAAGCCGAAACGGGAATTGATCCGCGTGGTGCACAGTCCGGATGACCGGGTGTTTCTTGACCCTACCGGCAAGAAAGCCGGCAGAGGCGCTTATATCTGCAAAAACGCCGAATGTTTTAAGGCGGCAAGAAAGAAAAAAGCGCTGGATCGTTCATTAAAAACTTCCGTTTCGGATGACGTATACCGTCAACTTGAAAATGATTTGGCAACGGTGAATTCGGATGGATGA
- the rimP gene encoding ribosome maturation factor RimP, translated as MSKEKVVDIVEQLAAPIVQQEGLELVDVEYAKEGANWFLRVFIDKPGGVDIEDCGRVSEVLSAKLDEVDPIPTSYFLEVSSPGAERPLKKPADYEKAIGKKVHITTYEPFEGKKEFVGELVHYDGELLIVNELHKTVRKKYEIPFNKIAQARLSVF; from the coding sequence ATGTCCAAGGAGAAAGTTGTAGACATCGTTGAACAGCTTGCCGCACCCATTGTTCAGCAGGAAGGACTCGAACTGGTTGACGTGGAGTACGCAAAAGAAGGGGCGAATTGGTTTCTTCGTGTCTTCATTGACAAGCCCGGCGGAGTTGATATTGAAGACTGCGGGAGGGTGAGCGAGGTGCTGTCTGCAAAGCTGGACGAAGTGGATCCGATTCCGACCAGCTACTTCCTCGAAGTTTCCTCTCCAGGTGCGGAACGGCCTTTAAAGAAGCCGGCTGATTATGAAAAAGCGATTGGCAAAAAGGTACATATCACGACCTATGAGCCGTTTGAAGGGAAGAAGGAATTTGTCGGCGAGCTGGTTCATTACGACGGTGAATTGCTCATCGTAAATGAATTGCATAAAACGGTCCGCAAGAAATATGAAATACCTTTTAACAAAATAGCGCAGGCTCGATTGTCTGTGTTTTAA
- a CDS encoding L7Ae/L30e/S12e/Gadd45 family ribosomal protein, with protein MDDRLLNLLGLAMRAGGVVTGDDSCMAKIRGGKAWLTVVAQDAGPNTKKKYRDKCRSYNVPIVEGFSKEELGKALGKIERAVVVIVNKGFAERILQLSREQIGGEACE; from the coding sequence ATGGATGACCGGCTGCTGAATTTGTTGGGTTTGGCAATGAGAGCGGGAGGAGTTGTAACGGGAGACGATTCTTGCATGGCCAAGATTCGCGGAGGCAAGGCTTGGCTGACCGTGGTTGCCCAAGATGCGGGCCCTAACACCAAAAAAAAGTACCGTGACAAATGCCGCAGTTATAATGTGCCGATCGTGGAAGGTTTCTCGAAAGAGGAACTCGGCAAGGCATTGGGCAAAATCGAGCGGGCTGTTGTTGTAATCGTGAACAAAGGATTTGCAGAACGGATTTTGCAGTTGTCAAGGGAACAAATCGGGGGTGAAGCATGTGAGTAA
- a CDS encoding PolC-type DNA polymerase III gives MSLVETTGKRLSAFSEMIGWKDPALLDFTERVFIEKVIVSRSKRQIVICFAVPDRLPSHVYQQVADGLATRLPIQASVKTRFRYPSEPEDIREWIDQYWNLCLERVFGSDPVSASALKQAERTVAGNQIILALMNQLSVDHMHKKGVSSAIERWFREEVGLSVQVRFQLDELAREKVESIRQKTMEEEQTLVEQMRQAIAEETKEKEEQAAPDAQVPQKLAIGKEIDDPLTEIRLIGDEMRKVAVKGRVFGLETRELASGRTLFQFNLTDNTDSIMCKIFAKEGKSLDALKLLTDNKWVHVRGSVQFDTFAKELVLIAQDLFEIDPPKRVDTAPEKRVELHLHTQMSSLDGVTPVKDLVSQAAKWGHSAVAITDHGVVQSFPEAYSAAKKAGIKCILGLEAYVVDDGVPIIYKLTDENNYRIDDNTPYVVFDTETTGLNAAENTLIEIAAVKMKGSEIIDQWTTLIDPETEISDKITELTGITNEMVKGQPKLAEALAKFREFVEDAVLVAHNAEFDLGFISVCASRVGMSEWTNPVLDTLPLARKLYPSEKNYRLKTLTQKFGVELVNHHRALDDTIATAKVFQHMLKDMRERGIERLSQLNENDGNIDYTKIRPFHATLLVKNKTGLKNLYKIVSESHVKYFYRHPRVPRSLLVKYREGLLVGTACQNGELFQAILRGKNQQELTEIADFYDYLEIQPLGHYKPLLKNESISSLESVKDYHNQIIEIGKQLDKPVVATGDVHFLNPEDEIYRDIFLQSVGDSQAGDQPPLYFMTTDEMLAAFSHMGEDTAKQIVVDNPQWIANQIEDVSPIPDKLYTPIIEGADDELRAMCYETAHRLYGDPLPEIVEKRLEKELTSIITHGFAVIYLISSRLVKKSLADGYLVGSRGSVGSSLVATFSDITEVNPLPPHYLCPSCKYSEFIADGSVGSGFDLPDKECPQCGSKLNKDGQDIPFETFLGFKGDKVPDIDLNFSGEYQPRAHKYTQELFGEDYVYRAGTIATVAEKTAFGYVKKYAEEKGKTLRSAEVARLVNGCTGIKRTTGQHPGGIIVVPDYMDIYDCCPIQYPADDSSSEWRTTHFDFHSIHDNLLKLDILGHDDPTVIRMLQDLTGLDPKKIPVDDPKVMSLFSGTEALGVTPEQIRSKTGTYGIPEFGTKFVRQMLEDTKPSTFAELVQISGLSHGTDVWLNNAQELIRKGICKLSDVIGCRDDIMVYLIYQGLDPGRAFKIMESVRKGKGVTPEDEEYMKSFGVPDWYIWSCKQIKYMFPKAHASAYVLMAVRIAWFKVHRPLEFYATYFTVRADDFDLELMCQGYQAIWKKIEEIEGKGINATPKEKALLTVLEMALEMTARGYKFYPLDLYKSDATRFLVMEDGLLPPFGALAGVGESAAKGIVAAREQGPLLSVEDLQQRSRASKTVIELLQGFGCLKDLPETNQLSLF, from the coding sequence GTGAGCTTAGTTGAAACTACCGGGAAACGTCTTTCCGCATTCAGTGAAATGATAGGATGGAAGGACCCCGCTTTGTTGGACTTCACAGAGCGGGTGTTCATCGAGAAAGTGATCGTGTCGCGGTCAAAGCGGCAAATTGTAATATGTTTTGCAGTGCCGGACCGTCTTCCGTCACATGTCTATCAACAGGTGGCGGATGGTCTTGCGACCAGACTGCCGATTCAGGCATCCGTCAAAACCCGGTTTCGCTACCCGAGCGAACCGGAGGACATTCGGGAATGGATCGACCAATACTGGAATCTTTGCCTGGAGAGGGTTTTCGGCAGCGACCCTGTGTCTGCCAGCGCGCTCAAGCAGGCGGAGCGAACAGTTGCCGGAAATCAGATCATCCTGGCTCTAATGAACCAGCTTTCGGTCGATCACATGCACAAAAAAGGGGTTTCCTCGGCGATTGAAAGATGGTTTCGCGAGGAAGTCGGCCTGTCGGTGCAAGTCCGCTTTCAATTGGACGAACTGGCCCGGGAGAAAGTGGAATCCATCCGTCAGAAAACGATGGAAGAAGAGCAGACGCTGGTTGAACAAATGCGCCAGGCGATAGCCGAAGAAACGAAGGAAAAAGAGGAACAGGCCGCCCCCGATGCACAAGTGCCGCAGAAACTGGCCATCGGCAAGGAGATTGACGATCCCCTTACCGAGATCCGCCTGATCGGCGATGAAATGAGGAAAGTGGCGGTCAAAGGACGGGTCTTCGGATTGGAAACGAGGGAATTGGCAAGCGGACGAACTCTTTTTCAATTTAACCTGACGGACAACACGGATTCCATAATGTGCAAGATCTTTGCCAAAGAGGGCAAATCGCTGGACGCGCTGAAACTGCTGACGGACAACAAATGGGTGCATGTGCGGGGATCTGTGCAGTTTGACACTTTTGCAAAAGAATTGGTGTTGATCGCCCAGGATCTGTTTGAGATCGATCCCCCGAAGCGTGTTGACACGGCGCCGGAAAAAAGAGTGGAGCTTCATCTTCATACCCAGATGAGTTCCCTGGACGGGGTAACACCTGTGAAGGACCTGGTGTCACAGGCTGCCAAATGGGGACACTCTGCCGTTGCCATCACGGACCACGGTGTCGTTCAATCTTTCCCTGAGGCATATAGTGCCGCCAAAAAGGCGGGCATCAAGTGCATCCTGGGTCTGGAAGCCTACGTTGTGGATGACGGGGTGCCCATTATCTACAAGCTGACGGATGAAAACAATTACCGGATTGACGACAACACGCCTTATGTGGTGTTTGACACGGAAACCACCGGGTTGAATGCCGCCGAAAACACGTTGATCGAGATAGCCGCCGTCAAGATGAAAGGGTCGGAGATTATTGACCAGTGGACCACGTTGATTGACCCGGAAACGGAGATTTCCGACAAGATTACCGAACTGACAGGCATCACAAATGAGATGGTGAAGGGACAACCGAAACTCGCGGAAGCCCTGGCGAAATTCCGCGAATTCGTGGAAGACGCTGTACTGGTGGCGCATAACGCCGAATTTGATCTTGGTTTTATTTCCGTTTGCGCATCCCGCGTTGGAATGTCGGAATGGACCAATCCCGTTCTGGACACGCTTCCCCTTGCACGCAAACTGTATCCGTCCGAGAAAAATTATCGGCTCAAAACGTTAACGCAAAAATTTGGCGTGGAACTGGTTAACCACCACCGCGCCCTGGACGATACGATAGCCACGGCAAAGGTCTTCCAGCATATGCTGAAGGATATGAGGGAGCGGGGAATTGAACGGCTGTCCCAATTAAACGAAAACGACGGAAACATTGATTATACGAAGATCCGGCCCTTTCATGCCACCCTATTGGTGAAGAACAAGACCGGATTGAAGAATCTGTACAAAATCGTTTCGGAATCCCACGTCAAGTATTTTTACCGCCATCCCCGTGTGCCACGCAGTTTGCTGGTGAAATACCGGGAAGGGCTGCTGGTGGGGACGGCCTGCCAGAACGGGGAACTGTTCCAGGCGATTCTTCGCGGCAAGAATCAACAGGAGCTGACCGAGATAGCCGATTTTTACGATTATCTGGAAATCCAGCCGCTGGGCCATTACAAGCCGCTCTTGAAGAACGAGTCTATCTCGTCTTTGGAATCGGTGAAAGATTACCACAACCAAATCATTGAGATAGGGAAGCAGTTGGACAAACCTGTAGTTGCCACCGGCGACGTGCACTTCCTGAATCCGGAAGACGAAATCTACCGTGATATTTTCCTTCAATCGGTGGGGGACTCGCAGGCTGGTGACCAACCGCCGCTTTACTTCATGACTACCGACGAGATGCTGGCCGCTTTTTCCCATATGGGAGAGGATACAGCCAAACAGATTGTGGTGGACAACCCGCAGTGGATTGCCAACCAGATTGAAGACGTCAGTCCCATTCCCGACAAGCTGTATACCCCGATCATTGAAGGGGCGGACGACGAGTTGCGCGCCATGTGTTATGAAACGGCACACCGCTTGTATGGGGATCCGCTTCCGGAGATTGTGGAGAAACGGTTGGAGAAAGAACTGACCTCCATAATAACTCACGGGTTTGCCGTAATTTATCTGATTTCATCAAGACTTGTGAAGAAATCGTTAGCAGACGGCTACCTGGTCGGTTCCCGGGGATCGGTGGGCTCGTCGCTGGTTGCCACTTTCTCTGATATTACGGAAGTCAATCCGTTGCCGCCGCATTATCTTTGTCCTTCATGCAAATACAGCGAGTTTATAGCGGATGGATCGGTGGGTTCCGGTTTTGACTTGCCGGACAAGGAATGTCCGCAATGCGGCAGCAAACTCAACAAGGACGGTCAAGACATTCCGTTTGAGACGTTCCTTGGTTTTAAAGGGGACAAGGTTCCGGATATCGACTTGAACTTCTCGGGGGAATACCAGCCTCGCGCCCATAAATACACACAGGAACTGTTCGGCGAGGATTACGTGTACAGAGCGGGAACGATTGCTACTGTTGCCGAGAAAACAGCCTTCGGTTATGTGAAGAAGTATGCCGAGGAGAAAGGCAAAACACTGCGAAGTGCGGAAGTGGCGCGCCTTGTCAACGGCTGTACGGGGATCAAGCGAACCACCGGGCAGCATCCGGGAGGCATCATCGTAGTGCCTGACTACATGGATATTTACGATTGCTGTCCCATTCAGTATCCGGCTGATGACAGCAGTTCCGAATGGCGGACGACTCATTTTGATTTCCATTCGATTCATGATAATCTGTTGAAACTCGACATCCTGGGGCATGACGATCCGACCGTCATCCGGATGCTGCAGGACTTAACGGGGTTGGACCCGAAAAAGATTCCCGTCGATGACCCGAAGGTCATGTCATTGTTCAGCGGCACGGAAGCCCTGGGGGTAACACCGGAACAGATTCGTTCCAAAACGGGGACCTACGGCATTCCGGAATTTGGCACCAAATTTGTTCGGCAGATGCTGGAAGACACGAAACCAAGCACTTTTGCCGAACTGGTTCAGATCTCGGGATTGTCGCACGGTACCGACGTTTGGTTGAACAACGCCCAGGAATTGATTCGCAAAGGGATCTGTAAACTGTCGGATGTAATCGGATGCCGGGATGACATTATGGTTTATTTGATCTATCAGGGATTGGACCCGGGACGTGCGTTCAAGATTATGGAATCGGTCCGGAAAGGGAAAGGAGTAACGCCGGAAGACGAAGAATATATGAAGTCGTTCGGAGTGCCGGATTGGTATATTTGGTCCTGCAAGCAGATCAAGTATATGTTCCCGAAAGCCCATGCTTCCGCTTATGTCCTGATGGCTGTCCGGATCGCCTGGTTCAAGGTGCATCGTCCGCTGGAATTTTACGCCACTTACTTTACGGTTCGGGCGGATGATTTCGACCTTGAGTTAATGTGCCAGGGCTATCAGGCAATCTGGAAGAAAATCGAGGAAATCGAAGGAAAAGGCATCAACGCGACTCCTAAGGAGAAAGCACTGCTGACGGTGTTGGAAATGGCACTTGAAATGACCGCCAGGGGTTATAAGTTCTATCCGCTTGATTTGTACAAATCGGATGCAACCAGGTTCCTGGTGATGGAAGATGGATTGCTGCCTCCATTTGGTGCTTTGGCAGGTGTGGGAGAATCTGCTGCCAAAGGAATTGTGGCAGCAAGGGAACAAGGGCCTCTTCTGTCTGTGGAAGATTTGCAGCAACGTTCACGGGCGTCCAAAACGGTGATTGAACTGCTGCAGGGATTCGGGTGTTTGAAGGACTTGCCGGAAACGAATCAACTGAGTCTGTTTTAG
- the nusA gene encoding transcription termination factor NusA, producing MNVDFIEALEQLEREKGIKKEVLIEAIEAALISGYKRNFNSAANVRVDIDRLRGDVRVFARKQVVEDPEDPRLEISLDAAEQIDPGLQIGDIVEIEVTPRDFGRIAAQTAKQVVTQRIREAERGLIYSEFIDREDDIVNGVVQRQDGKNYYVDLGKIEAVLPFTEVIPGEKFKHNDRVKTYITKVEKTTKGPQVMISRTHPGLLKRLFELEVPEIYDGVVEIKSVSREAGQRSKIAVHTKNPDVDPVGACVGPRGSRVQTIVNELRGEKIDIVRWSEDLTEFVANALSPAKVINVEVDEDEKVARVIVPDYQLSLAIGKEGQNARLAAKLTGCKIDIKSETQSVQTSGAEDLDVEHEVEQ from the coding sequence ATGAATGTCGATTTTATCGAAGCACTGGAACAGCTTGAAAGAGAAAAAGGGATCAAGAAAGAAGTGCTCATTGAAGCCATCGAAGCTGCCTTAATCTCCGGGTACAAGCGAAACTTTAATTCGGCAGCCAATGTACGGGTGGATATTGACAGACTGAGAGGAGATGTGCGGGTGTTTGCCCGCAAGCAAGTTGTGGAAGATCCCGAAGACCCGAGGCTGGAAATCTCCCTTGATGCGGCCGAACAAATTGATCCCGGTCTGCAGATCGGAGACATTGTGGAAATTGAAGTGACACCGCGCGATTTTGGAAGGATTGCGGCACAGACCGCAAAGCAAGTTGTGACCCAGCGTATTCGGGAAGCCGAACGAGGCTTGATTTATTCCGAGTTTATCGACCGGGAAGACGACATTGTCAATGGCGTCGTGCAGCGCCAAGACGGAAAGAACTACTATGTAGACCTTGGCAAGATCGAAGCGGTGCTGCCCTTTACCGAAGTGATACCCGGAGAAAAGTTCAAGCATAACGATAGAGTGAAGACCTATATCACAAAGGTTGAGAAAACGACAAAAGGGCCTCAGGTAATGATCTCCCGTACCCATCCGGGACTTTTGAAAAGGCTGTTCGAACTGGAAGTGCCCGAAATTTACGACGGTGTGGTTGAAATCAAGTCTGTGTCCAGAGAAGCAGGTCAGCGATCCAAAATTGCCGTGCATACCAAGAATCCGGACGTGGACCCTGTCGGGGCTTGTGTAGGTCCGCGCGGATCCCGGGTGCAAACCATCGTCAATGAATTGAGAGGCGAGAAAATAGACATTGTGCGATGGAGTGAAGACTTGACTGAATTTGTGGCAAACGCTTTGTCACCCGCCAAAGTGATAAATGTGGAAGTGGATGAAGACGAGAAGGTGGCCCGCGTTATTGTGCCTGATTACCAACTGTCGTTGGCTATCGGCAAAGAGGGGCAGAACGCCCGGTTAGCCGCAAAACTTACCGGATGCAAGATCGACATCAAGAGCGAAACCCAGTCTGTCCAAACGTCTGGGGCTGAAGACCTTGATGTGGAGCATGAGGTTGAACAATAA
- a CDS encoding glycosyltransferase family 2 protein has product MNTLIVPAYNEAANIPQVLRIVAEMPDFQEIIVVDDGSSDSTAEVASKFGVKVIRLEENQGKGGAIAAGVKASGTPFLTLLDADLVGLQPRHVRLLAQPVLDGEAAMSMGLFASGRLRTDWAQRIAPSITGQRVLRRELLESMPDLQTTRFGVDLALTRHVRRLRLPVAEVILHDLTQKMKEEKLGWMRGTAARMKMYWEIFRVMGK; this is encoded by the coding sequence GTGAACACGTTGATTGTTCCCGCTTACAACGAAGCCGCCAACATTCCCCAGGTATTGCGAATTGTTGCGGAAATGCCCGATTTTCAGGAAATTATTGTGGTGGATGACGGTTCTTCCGATTCAACGGCAGAAGTGGCATCGAAGTTTGGGGTCAAAGTGATCCGGTTGGAAGAGAATCAGGGGAAAGGGGGGGCCATTGCTGCCGGGGTTAAGGCAAGCGGGACCCCTTTTCTCACCTTGTTGGATGCGGATCTGGTCGGTTTGCAGCCCCGTCATGTAAGGCTGCTGGCACAACCCGTATTGGATGGAGAAGCGGCCATGTCCATGGGGTTGTTCGCTTCCGGTCGTCTGCGAACCGATTGGGCTCAAAGGATTGCTCCGTCCATTACCGGGCAGCGAGTGCTGCGCCGTGAATTGCTGGAGAGTATGCCGGATTTGCAAACGACCCGGTTTGGTGTGGACCTGGCATTGACAAGGCACGTCCGCCGGTTGAGGTTGCCGGTAGCGGAAGTGATTCTGCACGATTTGACGCAAAAAATGAAAGAAGAGAAATTGGGCTGGATGCGTGGCACCGCTGCGCGGATGAAGATGTACTGGGAGATTTTTCGAGTCATGGGAAAATAG
- a CDS encoding proline--tRNA ligase, whose protein sequence is MRQSTYLLPTLREAPAEAETISHRLMLRAGFIRQLAAGIYTYLPLGWRVLRKVESIVREEMDRAGAQEILMPAMQPAELWQESGRYQVYGPELIRLHDRHEREFALGPTHEEVVTTLVRNEIRSYRKLPINLYQIQTKFRDERRPRFGLLRGREFLMKDAYSFDLDWEGLDKSYWAMYDAYTRIFTRCGLNFRAVEADAGAIGGEGGTHEFMALADIGEDTIATCTQCEYAANLEKAEAGPGVSEYREVAVGEHEKFHTPNIRTIEQLTESLGVSADRFIKTLIYLADGQPVAVLVRGDHDANEVKVKNYLGATNVELADPETTRQVTGAPVGFAGPVGLKIPVLVDREVASMQAGIAGANEQDYHLRNVRPGRDFPVEKTGDFRNVLEGDRCPRCSGTLKFYRGIEVGHVFKLGTKYSEKLGAKYLDANGKEQVMIMGCYGIGVSRVLSAIVEQSHDDNGMIWPVAVAPFHVHLIPVSVKDEAQIKVAEELYDRLRQTGVEVLMDDRDERPGVKFKDSDLTGIPIRLTVGKGAGEGRVEYKERAQSESMDLSIEEAMDRIVKLVKESK, encoded by the coding sequence ATGCGACAAAGTACATATTTGTTGCCCACGCTCCGTGAGGCACCGGCGGAAGCGGAAACCATCAGCCACCGGCTGATGTTGCGCGCCGGCTTCATCCGTCAATTGGCTGCAGGAATCTATACATATTTGCCTTTGGGATGGCGGGTATTGCGGAAAGTGGAATCAATTGTCAGAGAAGAAATGGATCGTGCCGGTGCCCAGGAGATTTTGATGCCCGCGATGCAGCCTGCCGAATTGTGGCAGGAATCCGGTCGATACCAGGTATACGGTCCTGAATTGATCCGGCTTCATGACCGGCATGAACGGGAGTTTGCGTTGGGGCCCACCCATGAAGAAGTTGTTACCACTCTTGTCAGAAATGAAATCCGTTCCTACCGGAAATTGCCCATTAATTTGTACCAGATCCAAACCAAGTTTCGCGATGAGCGCCGTCCAAGATTTGGACTGCTGCGTGGACGGGAATTCCTGATGAAAGATGCCTATTCGTTTGATCTGGACTGGGAAGGGTTGGACAAGTCTTATTGGGCGATGTATGACGCCTATACCCGTATCTTTACCCGGTGCGGCCTCAATTTTCGCGCGGTGGAAGCTGATGCGGGCGCCATTGGGGGCGAGGGCGGAACTCACGAATTCATGGCTCTGGCAGACATCGGGGAAGATACAATTGCAACGTGCACCCAGTGTGAATACGCTGCCAACCTGGAAAAAGCGGAAGCGGGTCCGGGCGTTTCGGAGTACCGGGAAGTGGCTGTTGGTGAACATGAGAAGTTTCATACGCCAAACATCCGTACCATTGAACAGCTCACGGAATCTCTGGGGGTAAGTGCGGATCGGTTTATCAAGACGCTGATTTATCTGGCGGACGGTCAACCCGTAGCGGTTCTCGTCAGGGGCGACCATGATGCCAACGAGGTTAAGGTAAAAAATTACCTGGGCGCCACCAATGTGGAATTGGCAGACCCGGAAACCACAAGGCAAGTGACAGGTGCGCCTGTAGGTTTTGCCGGACCTGTCGGATTGAAGATTCCGGTTCTGGTTGACAGGGAAGTTGCCTCCATGCAAGCAGGAATTGCAGGTGCCAATGAACAGGATTACCATTTGCGCAACGTTCGGCCCGGCCGTGATTTCCCGGTTGAGAAAACGGGGGATTTCCGCAACGTGTTGGAAGGCGACAGATGTCCCCGCTGCAGCGGCACGTTGAAATTCTACCGCGGAATTGAAGTTGGCCATGTGTTTAAACTGGGAACCAAGTATTCGGAAAAACTCGGGGCCAAGTATTTGGACGCCAATGGCAAGGAGCAGGTCATGATCATGGGATGCTACGGGATCGGCGTGTCCCGTGTCCTGTCTGCCATTGTGGAACAAAGCCACGATGACAACGGCATGATCTGGCCGGTAGCGGTTGCTCCTTTCCATGTGCATTTGATCCCCGTGTCCGTCAAAGACGAAGCGCAGATCAAGGTGGCTGAAGAGTTGTACGACCGCCTGCGGCAAACTGGCGTGGAAGTGCTTATGGATGACAGGGATGAGCGCCCCGGCGTCAAGTTCAAAGATTCCGATCTGACCGGAATTCCGATTCGGCTGACCGTCGGAAAAGGAGCTGGCGAGGGCCGTGTCGAATATAAAGAGCGGGCACAAAGCGAATCGATGGATCTTTCCATCGAGGAAGCAATGGATCGCATCGTGAAACTGGTGAAGGAAAGCAAGTAA